Proteins encoded within one genomic window of Halanaerobiales bacterium:
- a CDS encoding DUF1858 domain-containing protein encodes MRNKYFKKQQTLAEITDKYPELIEVLANKGFAQLNDEKKRKEFGKKITLKQAAKLKGLNLNKLTKLMIEEIENKVEDVDITLKDKRKEREINIEGLLPCPVRVPLMEELEKTTDNFSKTVSTDLKAA; translated from the coding sequence TTGAGAAATAAATACTTTAAAAAACAACAAACACTTGCTGAGATTACAGATAAATATCCAGAATTGATTGAAGTTCTTGCAAATAAAGGTTTTGCTCAACTTAACGATGAGAAAAAAAGAAAAGAATTTGGTAAAAAAATTACATTAAAACAGGCAGCCAAATTAAAGGGATTGAATCTAAATAAATTAACAAAATTAATGATAGAAGAAATAGAAAATAAAGTTGAAGATGTAGATATTACTCTTAAAGATAAAAGAAAAGAGAGAGAAATAAACATAGAAGGTCTATTACCCTGTCCTGTGAGAGTTCCTTTGATGGAAGAATTGGAAAAAACAACTGACAATTTTTCCAAAACAGTATCTACTGATCTAAAAGCAGC
- a CDS encoding metalloregulator ArsR/SmtB family transcription factor, which translates to MNKMVKTIKALGDETRLKIIKLLLMKKFCVGALARRLDISESAVSQQLKILREADLVVGEKEGYYVHYIVKIDKLKEAGEYISNLENISQEDDPFLIKQEIKEKCRENGKNKDQ; encoded by the coding sequence ATGAATAAAATGGTAAAAACTATTAAAGCATTAGGAGATGAGACTCGTTTAAAAATAATAAAACTCCTTTTAATGAAAAAGTTTTGTGTAGGTGCTTTAGCCCGAAGACTGGATATTTCTGAATCAGCTGTTTCTCAACAATTAAAAATACTTAGAGAAGCAGATCTTGTTGTAGGAGAAAAAGAAGGTTATTATGTTCATTATATTGTGAAAATAGATAAGTTAAAAGAAGCAGGAGAATATATCAGTAACTTAGAAAATATTTCTCAGGAAGATGATCCATTTTTAATTAAGCAGGAGATTAAAGAAAAATGCAGAGAAAATGGAAAAAACAAAGATCAGTGA